From a single Hypomesus transpacificus isolate Combined female chromosome 14, fHypTra1, whole genome shotgun sequence genomic region:
- the tjp1b gene encoding tight junction protein ZO-1 isoform X2 encodes MEETVIWEQHTVTLHRAPGFGFGIAISGGRDNPHFQSGETSIVISDVLKGGPAEGLLQENDRVVMVNAVSMDNVEHAYAVQQLRKSGKNAKITIRRKRKVHVPMSRLGERETMSEHDEEEDSYDEEIYETRSARSGPSAYGGATGRRSGRSAGRRDRDRERERSGSRDRSISPRSDHRSINLPPRPAKVTLVKSRKNEEYGLRLASHIFVKDISPESLAARDGNIQEGDVVLKINGTVTENLSLIDAKKLIERSKGKLKMVVQRDERATLLNIPDMDDSIPSANASDRDDISDIHSLASDHSTRSHERHRSSRSRSPDRQEPSEHSRHSPPQISNGSHRSREDERISKPIPMSAKLAEELPSPKPQEPSGGRDDKLLPPLPEPKPVYAQPGQPDVDLPVSPSDAPVPSAAHDDSILRPSMKLVKFKKGESVGLRLAGGNDVGIFVAGVLEDSPAAKEGLEEGDQILRVNNVDFANIIREEAVLFLLDLPKGEEVTILAQKKKDVYRRIVESDVGDSFYIRTHFEYEKESPYGLSFNKGEVFRVVDTLYNGKLGSWLAIRIGKNHQEVERGIIPNKNRAEQLSSVQYTLPKTAGGDRADFWRFRGLRSSKRNLRKSREDLSAQPVQTKFPAYERVVLREAGFLRPVVIFGPIADVAREKLAREEPDLFELAKSEPRDAGTDQRSSGIIRLHTIKQIIDRDKHAVLDITPNAVDRLNYAQWYPIVVFLNPDNKQGVKNMRTRLCPESRKSARKLYERALKLRKNNHHLFTTTINMNNMNDGWYGALKETTQQQQNQLVWVSEGKADGAPEDDLDIHDDRLSYLSAPGSEYSMYSTDSRHTSDYEDTDTEGGAYTDQELDETLNDEVGLPTEPAITRSSEPVREDPPVIQDAPGYPGYQHPVQPDPANRIDPAGFKMAAPQQQDETEAALVMPSPLWASAAPPAVEQPVLLEGMSPEEAPTGAPAPQAPPLSSPAPELAPPPPPHESLPSGPEPQMYKKDLYSMEESVRVNHGLKPSLSYSHQPSYPDKQPYRDYDHPPYGYNTGAGGFAEPKPLNFDSHLHHYDDRVPNYDDQWPPYDQHTSPQPPGYQPGPQQPPLGYSPRPPYEDGPGRDYSPPQPRYDGAPPVGYDGRPRHGKAGPVRYDEPPPAAGYEARSPYEPESHSFPINSPRSPEPPKQYYSDSASRPPYNPGPPNRGYKPGMHEPVMNSEPPLPPPKPEALSSPGEPGMSAGPKPLPPPPRAEPEDDPAMKPQSVLNRVKMFENKRSVSVDRAKDAGDGTVLRPADAPKPVIAPGPVLKANSLSNLEQDKSTYRDPEPQKPQSKPLDDTVRSNHYDQDEDEEYYRKQLSYFDRRSFDSKAMQPGPGVNRFHELAKPAQLTYPYNRAESVEKVSPVEKRYEPLPQISPSSQYGPPTPAIPPNTLPKLSANEVNSLPDALCSPNPKLEVALRPPTREDPLQGNYLSQKSPVNGTDAPPKILGAPTPTSYNRYIPRPYTSSARPFERKFESPKFNHNLLPNDTQAKTELVSKPSLVNNNSSSSKPQLSPQPQDHDSGLDTFTHTMDNRPKYQHNNVNAIPKAIPVSPSALEDDEEDEGHTVVATARGIFNCNGGVLSSMETGVSIIIPQGAIPESVEQEIYFKVCRDNSILPPLDKEKGETLLSPLVMCGPHGLKFLKPVELRLPHCASMTPDGWSFALKSSDSSSGDPKTWQNKSLPGDPNYLVGANCVSVLIDHF; translated from the exons ATGGAGGAGACTGTCATATGGGAACAGCACACAGTGACTCTGCACAGG gcACCAGGGTTTGGCTTTGGGATAGCCATCTCAGGCGGTCGGGATAACCCTCATTTTCAGAGCGGCGAGACCTCCATCGTTATCTCAGATGTCCTGAAGGGAGGCCCTGCAGAAGGCCTTCTGCA GGAAAATGACAGAGTTGTGATGGTCAATGCTGTCTCCATGGACAACGTGGAGCATGCGTACGCGGTCCAACAGCTTCGGAAAAGTGGGAAGAATGCGAAAATC ACCATCAGGAGGAAGCGGAAGGTCCACGTTCCCATGAGTCGCCTGGGCGAGAGGGAGACCATGTCTGAGcacgacgaggaggaggacagctaCGACGAGGAGATCTACGAGACGAGGAGCGCTCGGAGCGGCCCCAGCGCGTACGGCGGGGCCACGGGTCGCCGCAGCGGACGCAGCGCCGGGCGACGGGACCGCGACAGGGAGCGCGAGCGCAGCGGCTCCAGAGACAGGAGCATCTCCCCGCGCTCAGACCACCGCTCCATCAACCTCCCCCCGCGGCCCGCCAAGGTCACCCTCGTCAAATCCCGCAAAAATGAAG AATATGGCCTGCGCTTGGCCAGCCACATCTTCGTGAAGGACATCTCCCCTGAGAGCCTGGCGGCCCGGGACGGCAACATCCAGGAGGGGGACGTGGTGCTGAAG ATCAATGGCACAGTGACAGAAAACCTCTCCTTGATAGACGCTAAGAAGCTGATTGAAAGGTCAAAGGGCAAGCTAAAAATGGTGGtgcagagggatgagagagcgaCGCTGCTAAACATTCCGGACATGGACGACAGTATCCCCTCCGCCAACGCCTCCGACAGAGACG ACATTTCAGACATCCATTCGCTGGCGTCCGACCATTCCACCCGATCACACGAGCGCCATCGCAGCAGCCGCTCCCGGTCCCCGGACAGACAGGAGCCCTCGGAACACTCCAGACACTCACCTCCGCAGATCAGCAACGGCAG TCACAGGAGTCGGGAAGATGAGAGGATCTCTAAGCCCATCCCCATGTCAGCCAAGCTGGCCGAAGAGCTTCCTAGCCCCAAGCCCCAGGAGCCGTCCGGGGGCCGTGACGATAAactgcttccccctctcccag AGCCCAAACCAGTGTACGCCCAGCCCGGCCAGCCTGATGTAGACCTGCCTGTCAGCCCCTCTGATGCCCCAGTGCCCAGCGCCGCACACGATGACAGCATCCTCAg GCCGAGCATGAAGCTGGTGAAGTtcaagaagggagagagtgtgggcCTGCGGCTGGCGGGGGGGAACGACGTGGGCATCTTCGTGGCCGGGGTGCTGGAGGACAGCCCCGCAGCCAAggagggtctggaggagggggatcaGATACTCAGG GTTAACAACGTGGACTTTGCCAACATCATCCGAGAAGAGGCGGTGCTGTTCCTGCTGGACCTTCCTAAAGGTGAAGAGGTCACTATCCTGGCCCAGAAGAAGAAGGATG TGTATCGGCGGATTGTGGAGTCTGACGTGGGCGATTCCTTCTACATCCGCACCCACTTTGAGTATGAGAAGGAGTCTCCTTACGGCCTGAGCTTCAACAAGGGGGAGGTGTTCCGTGTGGTCGACACCCTCTACAACGGCAAGCTGGGCTCCTGGCTCGCCATCCGCATCGGCAAGAACCACCAGGAGGTGGAGCGGGGCATCATCCCCAACAagaacag agcagagcagctgtCCAGCGTGCAGTACACCCTCCCTAAAACCGCGGGGGGCGACAGGGCTGACTTCTGGAGGTTCCGCGGCCTGCGCAGCTCCAAGAGGAACCTGAGGAAGAGCCGGGAGGACCTGTCGGCCCAGCCCGTCCAGACCAAGTTCCCCGCCTACGAGAGGGTGGTtctgagagagg CTGGTTTCCTGAGGCCTGTGGTTATATTTGGGCCGATCGCAGATGTTGCGAGGGAGAAGCTTGCCAGAGAGGAGCCTGATCTGTTtgagctagcca AGAGTGAACCAAGAGACGCTGGCACAGACCAGAGGAGTTCGGGAATCATCCGTCTTCACACCATCAAGCAGATCATTGACAGA GACAAGCATGCGGTGCTGGACATCACGCCTAACGCGGTGGACAGGCTGAACTACGCCCAGTGGTACCCCATCGTGGTGTTCCTCAACCCCGACAACAAGCAGGGGGTGAAGAACATGAGGACCCGACTGTGCCCCGAGTCCAGGAAGAGCGCCAGGAAGCTGTATGAGCGCGCCCTCAAACTTAGGAAGAACAACCACCACCTGTTCACca ccaCCATCAACATGAACAACATGAACGACGGCTGGTATGGAGCCCTGAAGGAGACgacccagcagcagcagaaccagCTGGTCTGGGTGTCCGAGGGCAAG GCTGACGGGGCGCCCGAGGACGACCTTGACATCCACGACGACCGCCTGTCCTACCTGTCGGCCCCGGGCAGCGAGTATTCCATGTACAGCACGGACAGCCGCCACACCTCCGACTACGAGGACACGGACACGGAGGGCGGGGCCTACACCGACCAGGAGCTGGACGAGACCCTGAACGACGAGGTGGGCCTGCCCACGGAGCCCGCCATCACCCGCTCCTCCGAGCCCGTGCGAGAGGACCCGCCCGTCATCCAGGACGCCCCCGGTTACCCCGGCTATCAGCACCCCGTGCAGCCGGACCCCGCCAACCGCATTGATCCTGCTGGGTTCAAAATGGCCGCCCCTCAGCAG CAAGACGAGACTGAGGCTGCTCTGGTCATGCCCTCGCCCCTCTGGGCCTCGGCAGCGCCCCCTGCTGTTGAGCAACCTGTACTGCTAGAGGGTATGAGCCCAGAGGAGGCTCCCACTGGAGCGCCAGCTCCTCAGGCCCCGCCCCTTAGCAGCCCCGCCCCCGAGctagccccacccccaccaccacacgaATCCCTCCCGTCTGGGCCAGAACCACAG atgtACAAAAAAGATCTGTACAGCATGGAGGAGTCTGTGCGTGTGAACCATGGCCTGAAGCCGTCCCTGAGCTACAGTCACCAGCCCTCGTACCCTGACAAACAGCCATACCGCGACTACGACCACCCGCCTTACGGATACAACACGGGCGCCGGCGGCTTCGCAGAACCAAAGCCTCTCAACTTCGACTCTCACCTGCACCACTACGACGACCGCGTGCCTAACTACGACGACCAGTGGCCCCCCTACGACCAGCATACCTCGCCCCAGCCTCCGGGCTACCAGCCGGGCCCCCAGCAGCCCCCCCTGGGCTacagcccccggcccccctaCGAGGACGGCCCAGGGAGGGACTACAGCCCCCCCCAGCCACGCTACGACGGCGCCCCCCCGGTGGGGTACGACGGCCGGCCGCGGCACGGCAAGGCGGGGCCCGTGCGCTACGACGAGCCCCCGCCCGCCGCGGGGTACGAGGCCCGCTCGCCCTACGAGCCAGAGAGCCACAGCTTCCCCATCAACTCCCCTCGCTCTCCAGAACCCCCCAAGCAGTATTACAGCGACTCCGCCTCACGGCCCCCCTACAACCCTGGGCCTCCTAACAGGGGCTACAAGCCAGGGATGCACGAGCCCGTCATGAACTCTgaaccccccctgccccctcccaaaCCAGAAGCCCTGTCCTCGCCAGGAGAGCCCGGCATGTCCGCCGGccctaagcccctccccccaccgccGAGGGCGGAGCCTGAAGACGACCCCGCCATGAAGCCCCAGTCGGTCCTCAACAGGGTGAAGATGTTTGAGAACAAGCGCTCCGTGTCTGTGGACCGGGCCAAGGACGCGGGAGACGGCACCGTCCTCAGA CCTGCCGATGCTCCCAAACCTGTCATTGCGCCCGGGCCAGTCCTCAAAGCCAACTCCCTCAGCAACCTGGAGCAGGACAAGTCTACATACAG agacCCAGAGCCTCAGAAGCCTCAGTCCAAACCTCTGGATGACACGGTGCGCTCCAACCACTACGAccaggacgaggacgaggagtaCTACAGGAAGCAGCTGTCCTACTTCGACCGCCGGAGTTTTGACAGCAAGGCCATGCAGCCTGGCCCGGGGGTCAACCGCTTCCATGAGCTGGCCAAACCCGCCCAGCTGACCTATCCTTACAATAG GGCGGAGTCCGTGGAGAAGGTGAGTCCTGTGGAGAAGAGGTACGAGCCCCTGCCTCAGATCAGCCCCTCCTCCCAGTATGGGCCGCCCACCCCCGCCATCCCACCCAACACGCTGCCCAAGCTCAGCGCCAACGAGG tgaactccctccctgatgccctctGCTCCCCCAACCCCAAACTTGAGGTCGCCCTACGGCCCCCAACCAGGGAGGACCCCCTCCAGGGGAACTACCTCTCCCAGAAGTCCCCCGTCAATGGCACAGACGCTCCCCCCAAAATCCTGGGCGCCCCCACACCCACCAGCTACAACCGCTACATCCCCCGGCCGTACACCAGCTCGGCCCGGCCCTTCGAGCGCAAGTTCGAGAGCCCCAAGTTCAACCACAACTTGCTGCCCAACGACACGCAGGCCAAGACGGAGCTGGTCAGCAAGCCCAGCCtggtcaacaacaacagcagcagcagcaaaccTCAGCTGTCCCCACAGCCCCAGGACCACGACAGCGGCCTGGACACGTTCACTCACACCATGGATAACAGGCCCAAGTACCAGCACAACAACGTTAACGCCATCCCCAAGGCTATCCCTGTCAG CCCCAGTGCGCtggaggatgacgaggaggatGAAGGGCACACGGTGGTGGCCACGGCTCGGGGGATCTTCAACTGTAACGGAGGGGTCCTGAGCTCCATGGAGACTGGCGTCAGCATTATCATTCCCCAGGGGGCCATCCCAGAGAGCGTGGAGCAGGAGATCTACTTCAAGGTGTGCCGGGACAACAGCATCCTGCCTCCCCTCGACAAGGAGAAAG GAGAGACTCTGCTCAGCCCCCTGGTGATGTGTGGTCCTCACGGACTCAAGTTCCTGAAGCCCGTGGAGCTGCGCCTGCCTCACTGTGCGTCTATGACCCCTGATGGTTGGTCTTTTGCTCTAAAATCCTCCGACTCCTCGTCGG GTGACCCGAAGACTTGGCAGAACAAATCTCTTCCAGGAGATCCTAACTACCTGGTGGGCGctaactgtgtgtctgtgctaatCGACCACTTCTGA
- the tjp1b gene encoding tight junction protein ZO-1 isoform X3 has product MEETVIWEQHTVTLHRAPGFGFGIAISGGRDNPHFQSGETSIVISDVLKGGPAEGLLQENDRVVMVNAVSMDNVEHAYAVQQLRKSGKNAKITIRRKRKVHVPMSRLGERETMSEHDEEEDSYDEEIYETRSARSGPSAYGGATGRRSGRSAGRRDRDRERERSGSRDRSISPRSDHRSINLPPRPAKVTLVKSRKNEAEYGLRLASHIFVKDISPESLAARDGNIQEGDVVLKINGTVTENLSLIDAKKLIERSKGKLKMVVQRDERATLLNIPDMDDSIPSANASDRDDISDIHSLASDHSTRSHERHRSSRSRSPDRQEPSEHSRHSPPQISNGRSREDERISKPIPMSAKLAEELPSPKPQEPSGGRDDKLLPPLPEPKPVYAQPGQPDVDLPVSPSDAPVPSAAHDDSILRPSMKLVKFKKGESVGLRLAGGNDVGIFVAGVLEDSPAAKEGLEEGDQILRVNNVDFANIIREEAVLFLLDLPKGEEVTILAQKKKDVYRRIVESDVGDSFYIRTHFEYEKESPYGLSFNKGEVFRVVDTLYNGKLGSWLAIRIGKNHQEVERGIIPNKNRAEQLSSVQYTLPKTAGGDRADFWRFRGLRSSKRNLRKSREDLSAQPVQTKFPAYERVVLREAGFLRPVVIFGPIADVAREKLAREEPDLFELAKSEPRDAGTDQRSSGIIRLHTIKQIIDRDKHAVLDITPNAVDRLNYAQWYPIVVFLNPDNKQGVKNMRTRLCPESRKSARKLYERALKLRKNNHHLFTTTINMNNMNDGWYGALKETTQQQQNQLVWVSEGKADGAPEDDLDIHDDRLSYLSAPGSEYSMYSTDSRHTSDYEDTDTEGGAYTDQELDETLNDEVGLPTEPAITRSSEPVREDPPVIQDAPGYPGYQHPVQPDPANRIDPAGFKMAAPQQQDETEAALVMPSPLWASAAPPAVEQPVLLEGMSPEEAPTGAPAPQAPPLSSPAPELAPPPPPHESLPSGPEPQMYKKDLYSMEESVRVNHGLKPSLSYSHQPSYPDKQPYRDYDHPPYGYNTGAGGFAEPKPLNFDSHLHHYDDRVPNYDDQWPPYDQHTSPQPPGYQPGPQQPPLGYSPRPPYEDGPGRDYSPPQPRYDGAPPVGYDGRPRHGKAGPVRYDEPPPAAGYEARSPYEPESHSFPINSPRSPEPPKQYYSDSASRPPYNPGPPNRGYKPGMHEPVMNSEPPLPPPKPEALSSPGEPGMSAGPKPLPPPPRAEPEDDPAMKPQSVLNRVKMFENKRSVSVDRAKDAGDGTVLRPADAPKPVIAPGPVLKANSLSNLEQDKSTYRDPEPQKPQSKPLDDTVRSNHYDQDEDEEYYRKQLSYFDRRSFDSKAMQPGPGVNRFHELAKPAQLTYPYNRAESVEKVSPVEKRYEPLPQISPSSQYGPPTPAIPPNTLPKLSANEVNSLPDALCSPNPKLEVALRPPTREDPLQGNYLSQKSPVNGTDAPPKILGAPTPTSYNRYIPRPYTSSARPFERKFESPKFNHNLLPNDTQAKTELVSKPSLVNNNSSSSKPQLSPQPQDHDSGLDTFTHTMDNRPKYQHNNVNAIPKAIPVSPSALEDDEEDEGHTVVATARGIFNCNGGVLSSMETGVSIIIPQGAIPESVEQEIYFKVCRDNSILPPLDKEKGETLLSPLVMCGPHGLKFLKPVELRLPHCASMTPDGWSFALKSSDSSSGDPKTWQNKSLPGDPNYLVGANCVSVLIDHF; this is encoded by the exons ATGGAGGAGACTGTCATATGGGAACAGCACACAGTGACTCTGCACAGG gcACCAGGGTTTGGCTTTGGGATAGCCATCTCAGGCGGTCGGGATAACCCTCATTTTCAGAGCGGCGAGACCTCCATCGTTATCTCAGATGTCCTGAAGGGAGGCCCTGCAGAAGGCCTTCTGCA GGAAAATGACAGAGTTGTGATGGTCAATGCTGTCTCCATGGACAACGTGGAGCATGCGTACGCGGTCCAACAGCTTCGGAAAAGTGGGAAGAATGCGAAAATC ACCATCAGGAGGAAGCGGAAGGTCCACGTTCCCATGAGTCGCCTGGGCGAGAGGGAGACCATGTCTGAGcacgacgaggaggaggacagctaCGACGAGGAGATCTACGAGACGAGGAGCGCTCGGAGCGGCCCCAGCGCGTACGGCGGGGCCACGGGTCGCCGCAGCGGACGCAGCGCCGGGCGACGGGACCGCGACAGGGAGCGCGAGCGCAGCGGCTCCAGAGACAGGAGCATCTCCCCGCGCTCAGACCACCGCTCCATCAACCTCCCCCCGCGGCCCGCCAAGGTCACCCTCGTCAAATCCCGCAAAAATGAAG CAGAATATGGCCTGCGCTTGGCCAGCCACATCTTCGTGAAGGACATCTCCCCTGAGAGCCTGGCGGCCCGGGACGGCAACATCCAGGAGGGGGACGTGGTGCTGAAG ATCAATGGCACAGTGACAGAAAACCTCTCCTTGATAGACGCTAAGAAGCTGATTGAAAGGTCAAAGGGCAAGCTAAAAATGGTGGtgcagagggatgagagagcgaCGCTGCTAAACATTCCGGACATGGACGACAGTATCCCCTCCGCCAACGCCTCCGACAGAGACG ACATTTCAGACATCCATTCGCTGGCGTCCGACCATTCCACCCGATCACACGAGCGCCATCGCAGCAGCCGCTCCCGGTCCCCGGACAGACAGGAGCCCTCGGAACACTCCAGACACTCACCTCCGCAGATCAGCAACGGCAG GAGTCGGGAAGATGAGAGGATCTCTAAGCCCATCCCCATGTCAGCCAAGCTGGCCGAAGAGCTTCCTAGCCCCAAGCCCCAGGAGCCGTCCGGGGGCCGTGACGATAAactgcttccccctctcccag AGCCCAAACCAGTGTACGCCCAGCCCGGCCAGCCTGATGTAGACCTGCCTGTCAGCCCCTCTGATGCCCCAGTGCCCAGCGCCGCACACGATGACAGCATCCTCAg GCCGAGCATGAAGCTGGTGAAGTtcaagaagggagagagtgtgggcCTGCGGCTGGCGGGGGGGAACGACGTGGGCATCTTCGTGGCCGGGGTGCTGGAGGACAGCCCCGCAGCCAAggagggtctggaggagggggatcaGATACTCAGG GTTAACAACGTGGACTTTGCCAACATCATCCGAGAAGAGGCGGTGCTGTTCCTGCTGGACCTTCCTAAAGGTGAAGAGGTCACTATCCTGGCCCAGAAGAAGAAGGATG TGTATCGGCGGATTGTGGAGTCTGACGTGGGCGATTCCTTCTACATCCGCACCCACTTTGAGTATGAGAAGGAGTCTCCTTACGGCCTGAGCTTCAACAAGGGGGAGGTGTTCCGTGTGGTCGACACCCTCTACAACGGCAAGCTGGGCTCCTGGCTCGCCATCCGCATCGGCAAGAACCACCAGGAGGTGGAGCGGGGCATCATCCCCAACAagaacag agcagagcagctgtCCAGCGTGCAGTACACCCTCCCTAAAACCGCGGGGGGCGACAGGGCTGACTTCTGGAGGTTCCGCGGCCTGCGCAGCTCCAAGAGGAACCTGAGGAAGAGCCGGGAGGACCTGTCGGCCCAGCCCGTCCAGACCAAGTTCCCCGCCTACGAGAGGGTGGTtctgagagagg CTGGTTTCCTGAGGCCTGTGGTTATATTTGGGCCGATCGCAGATGTTGCGAGGGAGAAGCTTGCCAGAGAGGAGCCTGATCTGTTtgagctagcca AGAGTGAACCAAGAGACGCTGGCACAGACCAGAGGAGTTCGGGAATCATCCGTCTTCACACCATCAAGCAGATCATTGACAGA GACAAGCATGCGGTGCTGGACATCACGCCTAACGCGGTGGACAGGCTGAACTACGCCCAGTGGTACCCCATCGTGGTGTTCCTCAACCCCGACAACAAGCAGGGGGTGAAGAACATGAGGACCCGACTGTGCCCCGAGTCCAGGAAGAGCGCCAGGAAGCTGTATGAGCGCGCCCTCAAACTTAGGAAGAACAACCACCACCTGTTCACca ccaCCATCAACATGAACAACATGAACGACGGCTGGTATGGAGCCCTGAAGGAGACgacccagcagcagcagaaccagCTGGTCTGGGTGTCCGAGGGCAAG GCTGACGGGGCGCCCGAGGACGACCTTGACATCCACGACGACCGCCTGTCCTACCTGTCGGCCCCGGGCAGCGAGTATTCCATGTACAGCACGGACAGCCGCCACACCTCCGACTACGAGGACACGGACACGGAGGGCGGGGCCTACACCGACCAGGAGCTGGACGAGACCCTGAACGACGAGGTGGGCCTGCCCACGGAGCCCGCCATCACCCGCTCCTCCGAGCCCGTGCGAGAGGACCCGCCCGTCATCCAGGACGCCCCCGGTTACCCCGGCTATCAGCACCCCGTGCAGCCGGACCCCGCCAACCGCATTGATCCTGCTGGGTTCAAAATGGCCGCCCCTCAGCAG CAAGACGAGACTGAGGCTGCTCTGGTCATGCCCTCGCCCCTCTGGGCCTCGGCAGCGCCCCCTGCTGTTGAGCAACCTGTACTGCTAGAGGGTATGAGCCCAGAGGAGGCTCCCACTGGAGCGCCAGCTCCTCAGGCCCCGCCCCTTAGCAGCCCCGCCCCCGAGctagccccacccccaccaccacacgaATCCCTCCCGTCTGGGCCAGAACCACAG atgtACAAAAAAGATCTGTACAGCATGGAGGAGTCTGTGCGTGTGAACCATGGCCTGAAGCCGTCCCTGAGCTACAGTCACCAGCCCTCGTACCCTGACAAACAGCCATACCGCGACTACGACCACCCGCCTTACGGATACAACACGGGCGCCGGCGGCTTCGCAGAACCAAAGCCTCTCAACTTCGACTCTCACCTGCACCACTACGACGACCGCGTGCCTAACTACGACGACCAGTGGCCCCCCTACGACCAGCATACCTCGCCCCAGCCTCCGGGCTACCAGCCGGGCCCCCAGCAGCCCCCCCTGGGCTacagcccccggcccccctaCGAGGACGGCCCAGGGAGGGACTACAGCCCCCCCCAGCCACGCTACGACGGCGCCCCCCCGGTGGGGTACGACGGCCGGCCGCGGCACGGCAAGGCGGGGCCCGTGCGCTACGACGAGCCCCCGCCCGCCGCGGGGTACGAGGCCCGCTCGCCCTACGAGCCAGAGAGCCACAGCTTCCCCATCAACTCCCCTCGCTCTCCAGAACCCCCCAAGCAGTATTACAGCGACTCCGCCTCACGGCCCCCCTACAACCCTGGGCCTCCTAACAGGGGCTACAAGCCAGGGATGCACGAGCCCGTCATGAACTCTgaaccccccctgccccctcccaaaCCAGAAGCCCTGTCCTCGCCAGGAGAGCCCGGCATGTCCGCCGGccctaagcccctccccccaccgccGAGGGCGGAGCCTGAAGACGACCCCGCCATGAAGCCCCAGTCGGTCCTCAACAGGGTGAAGATGTTTGAGAACAAGCGCTCCGTGTCTGTGGACCGGGCCAAGGACGCGGGAGACGGCACCGTCCTCAGA CCTGCCGATGCTCCCAAACCTGTCATTGCGCCCGGGCCAGTCCTCAAAGCCAACTCCCTCAGCAACCTGGAGCAGGACAAGTCTACATACAG agacCCAGAGCCTCAGAAGCCTCAGTCCAAACCTCTGGATGACACGGTGCGCTCCAACCACTACGAccaggacgaggacgaggagtaCTACAGGAAGCAGCTGTCCTACTTCGACCGCCGGAGTTTTGACAGCAAGGCCATGCAGCCTGGCCCGGGGGTCAACCGCTTCCATGAGCTGGCCAAACCCGCCCAGCTGACCTATCCTTACAATAG GGCGGAGTCCGTGGAGAAGGTGAGTCCTGTGGAGAAGAGGTACGAGCCCCTGCCTCAGATCAGCCCCTCCTCCCAGTATGGGCCGCCCACCCCCGCCATCCCACCCAACACGCTGCCCAAGCTCAGCGCCAACGAGG tgaactccctccctgatgccctctGCTCCCCCAACCCCAAACTTGAGGTCGCCCTACGGCCCCCAACCAGGGAGGACCCCCTCCAGGGGAACTACCTCTCCCAGAAGTCCCCCGTCAATGGCACAGACGCTCCCCCCAAAATCCTGGGCGCCCCCACACCCACCAGCTACAACCGCTACATCCCCCGGCCGTACACCAGCTCGGCCCGGCCCTTCGAGCGCAAGTTCGAGAGCCCCAAGTTCAACCACAACTTGCTGCCCAACGACACGCAGGCCAAGACGGAGCTGGTCAGCAAGCCCAGCCtggtcaacaacaacagcagcagcagcaaaccTCAGCTGTCCCCACAGCCCCAGGACCACGACAGCGGCCTGGACACGTTCACTCACACCATGGATAACAGGCCCAAGTACCAGCACAACAACGTTAACGCCATCCCCAAGGCTATCCCTGTCAG CCCCAGTGCGCtggaggatgacgaggaggatGAAGGGCACACGGTGGTGGCCACGGCTCGGGGGATCTTCAACTGTAACGGAGGGGTCCTGAGCTCCATGGAGACTGGCGTCAGCATTATCATTCCCCAGGGGGCCATCCCAGAGAGCGTGGAGCAGGAGATCTACTTCAAGGTGTGCCGGGACAACAGCATCCTGCCTCCCCTCGACAAGGAGAAAG GAGAGACTCTGCTCAGCCCCCTGGTGATGTGTGGTCCTCACGGACTCAAGTTCCTGAAGCCCGTGGAGCTGCGCCTGCCTCACTGTGCGTCTATGACCCCTGATGGTTGGTCTTTTGCTCTAAAATCCTCCGACTCCTCGTCGG GTGACCCGAAGACTTGGCAGAACAAATCTCTTCCAGGAGATCCTAACTACCTGGTGGGCGctaactgtgtgtctgtgctaatCGACCACTTCTGA